From one Staphylococcus kloosii genomic stretch:
- a CDS encoding Asp23/Gls24 family envelope stress response protein, with the protein MVKISEQAQTNLGEIEISTEVIARTVSIATSQIDGLHGHFKELKNADFDTITQRQLNKGLRIAIENNSVYVDIYCAFEYGVNIAETAKNIQQSVYNSLKSLTSIEPEQINIHISHIATEQVNNNK; encoded by the coding sequence ATGGTAAAGATTTCAGAACAAGCTCAAACCAATCTAGGTGAAATAGAAATATCAACAGAAGTTATTGCAAGAACAGTGAGCATTGCAACTTCACAAATTGATGGATTACATGGTCATTTTAAAGAGCTAAAAAATGCTGATTTTGACACAATTACTCAAAGACAGTTAAATAAAGGTTTAAGAATTGCAATTGAAAATAATTCAGTTTATGTCGATATTTATTGCGCTTTTGAATATGGCGTGAATATTGCTGAAACTGCAAAAAATATTCAACAATCTGTATATAATTCTTTAAAATCACTAACTTCTATTGAACCAGAACAAATAAACATACACATTTCACATATTGCTACTGAGCAAGTGAATAACAACAAATAA
- a CDS encoding polyprenyl synthetase family protein, giving the protein MKKLMDKYISEIDAAITHAITTSNLGTNLEESMTYSLTAGGKRIRPVLLLLTLDMLTNDYKKGLAPALGVEMIHTYSLIHDDLPAMDNDDYRRGKLTNHKVYGEWKAILAGDALLTKAFEVVSHDELLSDSVKIKLIKRLSSASGHFGMVGGQTLDMQSENTAIDVTTLEQIHRAKTGALISFAVMGAVDIAQPDEKVARALSDYSDHIGLMFQIKDDLLDVYGDEQKLGKSVGSDIENDKSTYVSLLGLEGAEQKLQYHTDAAYNCLTQLPDQYDTSSLKYIIELFINRES; this is encoded by the coding sequence ATGAAAAAATTGATGGATAAATATATTTCTGAAATCGATGCTGCAATAACTCACGCTATAACTACATCAAATTTAGGAACTAACTTAGAAGAAAGTATGACTTATTCCCTAACTGCCGGTGGTAAACGAATTAGACCTGTTTTACTTTTATTAACTTTAGATATGCTAACAAATGATTACAAAAAAGGACTTGCACCAGCGTTAGGTGTGGAAATGATTCATACATACTCATTAATACATGATGATTTACCAGCTATGGATAATGACGATTACCGTAGAGGTAAATTAACAAATCATAAAGTTTATGGTGAATGGAAAGCAATTTTAGCTGGAGATGCGCTATTAACTAAAGCATTTGAAGTAGTTTCTCACGACGAATTATTATCTGATAGTGTTAAAATTAAATTAATCAAACGTTTGTCATCTGCTAGTGGTCATTTCGGTATGGTAGGTGGTCAAACCTTAGATATGCAAAGTGAGAATACAGCAATTGACGTTACAACTTTAGAGCAAATTCACCGTGCTAAAACAGGCGCACTTATTTCATTCGCTGTAATGGGCGCAGTAGATATAGCACAACCAGATGAAAAAGTTGCTCGCGCGTTAAGCGATTACAGCGACCATATTGGTTTGATGTTCCAAATTAAAGATGATTTGTTAGATGTATACGGTGATGAACAAAAATTAGGTAAATCTGTAGGTAGTGATATCGAAAATGATAAAAGCACTTATGTTTCATTATTAGGTTTAGAAGGTGCCGAACAAAAATTACAATACCATACGGATGCTGCATATAACTGTTTGACCCAATTACCTGATCAATATGATACTTCATCTCTTAAATATATTATTGAATTATTTATCAATAGAGAATCATAG
- the nusB gene encoding transcription antitermination factor NusB, whose amino-acid sequence MSRKESRMQAFQTLFQIEIKDNSLSIEEAIDFIKDDNEDLDFEFIHWLVTGVKDHEPVLDDKIQPHLKEWTIDRLLKTDRIILRMATFELLNSSTPQKVVINEAVELAKQFSDDDHYKFINGVLSNIE is encoded by the coding sequence ATGAGTAGAAAAGAATCAAGAATGCAAGCCTTCCAAACGTTATTTCAAATTGAAATAAAAGATAACTCATTATCAATTGAAGAAGCAATAGACTTCATTAAAGATGATAACGAGGATTTAGACTTTGAATTTATTCATTGGTTGGTTACAGGCGTAAAAGATCATGAACCAGTGTTAGATGATAAAATCCAACCCCATCTAAAAGAATGGACAATTGATAGATTATTAAAAACCGATCGTATCATTTTAAGAATGGCGACATTCGAACTATTAAACAGCTCAACACCACAAAAAGTTGTAATTAATGAAGCAGTAGAACTTGCAAAACAATTTAGCGACGACGACCATTATAAATTTATTAATGGTGTTTTAAGCAATATTGAATAA
- the accC gene encoding acetyl-CoA carboxylase biotin carboxylase subunit: protein MKKILIANRGEIAVRIIRACHELGLQTVAIYSEGDKDALHTQIADEAYCVGPTQSKDSYLNIPNILSIATSTGCDGVHPGYGFLAENGDFAELCEACQLQFIGPSYESIQKMGIKDIAKEEMKKANVPVVPGSEGLIKSIDDAKKVASDIGYPVIIKATAGGGGKGIRVARNEKELENGYKMTQQEAETAFGNGGLYLEKFIENFRHIEIQIIGDKHGNVIHLGERDCTIQRRMQKLVEEAPSPILSEEKREEMGNAAVRAAKAVNYENAGTIEFIFDLDSNNFYFMEMNTRIQVEHPVTEMVTGIDLVKLQLKVAMGEAIPFTQEDVTINGHAMEFRINAENPYKNFMPSPGKITQYLTPGGFGVRIESACYTNYTIPPYYDSMVAKLIVHQPTREETIMSAIRALEEFVVLGIDTTIPFHIRLLNNDIFRSGEFNTKFLEEHNIMDTDESN from the coding sequence ATGAAGAAAATATTAATAGCAAACCGTGGAGAAATTGCTGTACGCATTATCCGCGCATGCCATGAATTAGGACTACAAACAGTTGCTATTTATTCTGAAGGGGATAAAGATGCATTACATACTCAAATTGCTGATGAAGCATACTGTGTTGGTCCTACCCAATCTAAAGATTCATATTTAAACATACCAAATATTCTTTCTATCGCAACTTCAACTGGTTGTGATGGCGTACATCCCGGATACGGTTTTTTAGCTGAAAACGGAGATTTTGCTGAGTTATGTGAAGCTTGCCAATTACAATTTATTGGACCAAGTTATGAATCAATTCAAAAAATGGGTATTAAAGATATTGCTAAAGAAGAAATGAAAAAAGCGAATGTACCAGTAGTACCAGGTAGCGAAGGTCTTATAAAGTCTATTGATGATGCTAAGAAAGTTGCTTCTGATATTGGTTATCCGGTAATTATTAAAGCTACTGCTGGTGGTGGCGGTAAAGGCATTCGTGTAGCTCGTAATGAAAAAGAACTAGAAAACGGCTACAAAATGACACAACAAGAAGCTGAAACTGCTTTCGGCAACGGTGGATTATATTTAGAAAAATTCATCGAAAACTTTAGACATATAGAAATTCAAATAATTGGCGATAAACATGGTAACGTTATTCATTTAGGTGAAAGGGACTGTACAATTCAGCGTCGTATGCAGAAATTAGTCGAAGAAGCACCTTCACCAATTCTTTCAGAAGAAAAGCGTGAAGAGATGGGTAATGCCGCCGTCAGAGCAGCCAAAGCCGTTAACTATGAAAATGCCGGCACTATAGAGTTTATATTTGATTTAGATTCAAATAATTTCTACTTTATGGAAATGAACACGCGTATTCAAGTGGAGCATCCAGTAACTGAAATGGTAACTGGTATTGATTTAGTTAAATTACAATTAAAAGTAGCAATGGGTGAAGCAATTCCATTTACTCAAGAAGACGTTACTATTAATGGACATGCTATGGAGTTTAGAATAAATGCTGAAAATCCATACAAAAACTTTATGCCGTCACCTGGTAAAATAACACAATATTTAACTCCTGGTGGTTTTGGTGTACGTATTGAGTCAGCTTGTTATACTAATTATACAATTCCACCATATTATGACTCTATGGTAGCGAAACTTATAGTCCATCAACCTACTAGAGAAGAAACGATAATGAGTGCTATTCGTGCATTAGAAGAATTTGTCGTCTTAGGTATAGATACTACGATTCCTTTCCATATTCGTTTATTAAATAATGATATCTTCAGAAGCGGCGAATTTAATACTAAGTTTTTAGAAGAACATAATATCATGGATACAGATGAATCTAACTAG
- the xseA gene encoding exodeoxyribonuclease VII large subunit: MADYLSVSALTKYIKYKFDQDPHLQSVLIKGELSNFKKHSSGHMYFNVKDKNSVINAMMFKGAANNLDFEPKEGDEVLIEARVSVYERRGNYQIYVNKMQIDGIGNLYQKLEALKKKLTQAGYFNQEHKKTIPKFPKRIAVLTAGTGAAIRDIHSTINSRYPLVEQVQINTLVQGEQSKQDIIEKLQYADTLDVDTIIIGRGGGSIEDLWNFNEEEVIKAIFNCDTPVISAVGHETDFTLSDFVADVRAATPTQAAVIATPDQQELYQQIAQVKLFLTRNINQFIQQQRKQLEHTSSYYKFKTPSLLYDQQIQKRDDLEKQLNASITMLISRSQQRLQLLDSKFNLKKFKLDIERYQKVTSQKQQELVKVLKNSISLRQQNLANKLENLNTLSPTNTMLRGYTIVNKEQQVITSTKDLSENDSIVLTMKDGTVDAKVQKVRCEDDE; this comes from the coding sequence ATGGCCGATTATTTAAGTGTTTCTGCATTAACTAAATATATAAAATATAAATTTGACCAAGACCCACACCTTCAGTCTGTTCTTATCAAGGGCGAATTGTCTAATTTTAAGAAACATTCAAGCGGTCATATGTACTTTAACGTAAAAGATAAAAACAGCGTAATTAATGCTATGATGTTTAAAGGTGCTGCGAACAACTTAGATTTCGAACCCAAAGAGGGCGACGAAGTTCTTATTGAAGCACGAGTATCTGTTTATGAAAGAAGAGGCAATTATCAAATATATGTCAATAAGATGCAAATTGATGGTATAGGAAATCTTTATCAAAAATTAGAAGCACTTAAGAAAAAATTAACTCAAGCGGGTTACTTTAACCAAGAACATAAAAAGACGATACCTAAATTCCCTAAAAGAATAGCTGTGTTAACTGCAGGCACTGGTGCAGCAATAAGAGATATTCATTCGACTATTAACAGTCGATATCCACTAGTCGAACAAGTACAAATTAATACGTTAGTTCAAGGCGAACAATCAAAACAAGATATTATTGAAAAATTACAATATGCAGACACATTAGATGTAGATACTATAATTATTGGCCGTGGTGGTGGTTCCATAGAGGATTTATGGAACTTTAATGAAGAGGAAGTAATTAAAGCAATTTTTAATTGTGACACGCCTGTAATTTCAGCCGTTGGTCACGAAACCGATTTTACATTGAGTGATTTTGTCGCAGATGTTAGAGCAGCCACTCCTACACAAGCTGCGGTAATTGCTACACCTGATCAACAAGAACTGTATCAACAAATTGCACAGGTTAAATTATTTTTAACGCGTAATATTAATCAGTTTATTCAGCAACAGCGCAAACAATTAGAACATACGTCTTCATACTACAAATTTAAAACACCATCATTACTTTATGACCAACAAATTCAAAAACGAGATGACCTTGAGAAACAATTAAATGCTTCCATCACAATGTTGATTAGTCGTTCTCAGCAACGTTTACAATTACTGGATAGTAAATTTAATTTAAAAAAATTCAAATTAGATATTGAAAGATATCAAAAAGTTACTTCTCAGAAACAACAAGAGCTCGTTAAAGTTTTAAAAAATAGTATTAGTTTAAGACAGCAAAATCTCGCTAATAAATTAGAAAACTTAAATACTTTAAGTCCTACAAATACAATGTTACGTGGGTATACTATAGTTAATAAAGAACAACAGGTAATTACAAGTACTAAAGATTTATCAGAAAATGATAGCATCGTTTTAACCATGAAAGACGGTACTGTTGATGCAAAAGTACAGAAAGTTAGGTGCGAAGATGACGAATAA
- a CDS encoding lipoate--protein ligase family protein: MTETWHFINTGSNDPYYNMAMDEALLNFVSRGEIDPVIRFYTWNPATLSVGYFQRLTKEIDVDKVNEKGYGLIRRQTGGRGVLHDKELTYSVIVPESHPNMPSTVTEAYRVISEGLLEGFKQLGFDAYFAIPRSKEEREKLKQPRSAVCFDAPSWYELVVEGRKIAGSAQVRQKGVILQHGSLLQDVDIDDLFDMFIFKNDRLKEKMKQAFVDKAVAINDIATKHITIPEMEEAFEAGFKKGLNIEFKPLTLTSEQQNEVNELIEKYKSDEWNYRK; encoded by the coding sequence GTGACTGAAACATGGCATTTTATTAACACTGGTAGTAACGACCCATATTACAACATGGCAATGGACGAAGCTTTATTGAATTTTGTTTCTAGGGGCGAAATTGATCCAGTTATTAGATTTTACACTTGGAATCCAGCCACATTATCTGTAGGTTATTTCCAAAGGTTAACAAAAGAAATTGATGTCGACAAGGTTAATGAGAAAGGTTATGGCCTAATTCGACGTCAAACAGGTGGTAGAGGAGTATTACACGACAAAGAACTTACTTATAGTGTGATAGTGCCTGAATCACATCCGAATATGCCATCGACCGTTACAGAAGCATACAGAGTGATCTCAGAAGGGCTTTTAGAAGGATTCAAACAGCTAGGTTTCGATGCTTATTTTGCAATACCACGTTCTAAAGAAGAACGTGAAAAATTAAAACAACCACGAAGCGCTGTATGTTTCGACGCGCCAAGTTGGTACGAATTAGTTGTTGAAGGGCGCAAAATTGCTGGTAGTGCGCAAGTCAGACAAAAAGGCGTTATTTTGCAACACGGTTCATTATTGCAAGATGTTGATATTGATGACTTATTTGATATGTTCATCTTTAAAAATGACAGATTAAAAGAGAAAATGAAACAAGCATTTGTAGATAAAGCTGTAGCAATCAATGATATCGCTACTAAACATATCACTATTCCAGAAATGGAAGAAGCTTTTGAAGCTGGATTTAAAAAAGGCTTAAATATAGAATTCAAACCATTAACTTTAACGTCTGAACAACAAAATGAAGTAAACGAACTTATAGAAAAATATAAATCTGATGAGTGGAATTACCGTAAATAA
- a CDS encoding rhodanese-like domain-containing protein: protein MSNFWFIALALIIIIIAYMLINQLINKRAVTELNQNDFHDGLRKAQVIDVREKVDYEYGHIVGARNIPITMFKQRFQGLRKDQPIYLCDANGIASYRAARILKKNGYTDIYMLKGGYKKWTGKIKSKK, encoded by the coding sequence ATGAGTAACTTTTGGTTTATAGCTTTAGCATTAATAATTATTATCATTGCTTATATGTTAATCAACCAATTAATCAATAAAAGAGCAGTTACAGAATTAAATCAAAATGATTTTCATGATGGTTTAAGAAAAGCTCAAGTTATTGATGTAAGGGAAAAAGTTGATTACGAATATGGGCACATTGTTGGAGCTCGCAACATACCTATTACAATGTTTAAACAAAGATTTCAAGGTTTAAGAAAAGACCAACCTATTTACCTTTGTGATGCAAATGGAATAGCAAGTTATCGTGCCGCAAGAATCTTGAAAAAGAATGGCTACACTGACATCTACATGTTAAAAGGTGGCTATAAAAAATGGACAGGCAAAATTAAATCAAAAAAATAA
- the accB gene encoding acetyl-CoA carboxylase biotin carboxyl carrier protein: MNFKEIKELIEILDQSSLTEINIEDKGNVVNLKKEKETEIITPQISQQPMQQVAPQQEIATAPAAANNVDNTANGAADTSGKTINAPMVGTFYKSPSPEESAYVQVGDSVSNDTTVCILEAMKLFNEIQAEVTGEIVEILVEDGQMVEYGQPLFKVK; the protein is encoded by the coding sequence ATGAATTTTAAAGAGATAAAGGAATTAATAGAAATTTTAGATCAATCGAGTCTAACTGAAATTAACATTGAAGATAAAGGCAATGTAGTCAACTTAAAAAAAGAAAAAGAAACTGAAATAATCACTCCACAAATATCACAGCAACCAATGCAACAAGTAGCTCCTCAACAAGAAATTGCTACTGCACCTGCTGCGGCTAATAATGTCGACAACACTGCGAATGGCGCTGCGGATACGAGTGGTAAAACAATTAACGCACCGATGGTTGGGACTTTCTATAAATCACCATCACCAGAAGAAAGCGCATATGTACAAGTCGGAGATTCAGTTTCAAATGATACGACTGTATGTATCTTAGAAGCTATGAAACTATTTAATGAAATCCAAGCCGAAGTTACCGGGGAAATTGTTGAAATATTAGTAGAAGACGGTCAAATGGTAGAGTATGGCCAACCGTTATTTAAGGTGAAATAA
- a CDS encoding M24 family metallopeptidase, with product MSRLNQLNTYIEEKHLDGVVVLSDFNRRYLSGFTGTSGALVITKDHQYLITDFRYIEQATSQATEFKIIEQTGGLIDEVKQQIKNLGLENVGFEGNLVSYDTYLQLSKSSVSLISISGAIEKIREVKDDNEIAIIQKAAEIVDETYEYVLSIAKSGMTEQELKAKLESKMLELGAEGTSFDTIVASGYRGALPHGVASEKVIEQGELITLDFGAYYKGYSSDITRTFAIGEPDEKMKEIYQIVLTANQKGIEAAKAGITGKELDAVARDYITEQGYGEAFGHSLGHGIGLDVHEGPALSKKSDSLLQQNNCVTIEPGIYVDGLGGVRIEDDILITENGCELFTKCTKDLIIL from the coding sequence ATGAGTAGATTAAATCAATTGAATACATATATTGAAGAAAAACATTTAGATGGTGTCGTAGTACTGTCGGACTTTAATAGACGTTATTTATCAGGTTTCACTGGTACGAGTGGCGCTTTAGTTATTACCAAAGACCATCAATACTTAATTACTGACTTTAGATATATTGAACAGGCAACATCACAAGCAACTGAATTTAAAATCATCGAACAAACTGGTGGTTTAATTGATGAAGTCAAACAACAAATTAAAAATTTAGGACTAGAAAACGTTGGTTTTGAAGGAAATTTAGTAAGCTATGATACATATTTACAATTAAGTAAATCTAGCGTTAGTCTAATAAGCATAAGTGGTGCTATTGAAAAAATTAGAGAAGTTAAAGATGATAATGAGATAGCAATCATTCAAAAAGCAGCTGAAATTGTAGACGAAACATATGAATATGTATTATCTATAGCTAAAAGTGGTATGACTGAACAAGAGTTAAAAGCCAAATTAGAAAGTAAAATGCTAGAGCTTGGTGCAGAAGGTACTTCATTTGATACGATCGTAGCTTCTGGTTATCGTGGCGCATTACCACATGGCGTAGCGAGCGAAAAAGTAATCGAGCAAGGAGAATTAATCACACTAGACTTTGGTGCTTATTACAAAGGTTATTCTTCAGATATAACACGTACTTTTGCTATTGGCGAACCAGACGAGAAAATGAAAGAAATTTATCAAATCGTGTTAACTGCTAACCAAAAAGGTATAGAAGCTGCAAAAGCTGGAATAACAGGTAAAGAATTAGATGCCGTTGCTAGAGACTACATTACTGAACAGGGATACGGTGAAGCTTTTGGACATTCATTAGGTCATGGTATTGGATTGGATGTTCATGAAGGTCCAGCACTATCTAAAAAATCTGATAGCTTATTGCAACAAAATAATTGTGTTACAATTGAACCTGGCATTTATGTTGATGGTTTAGGTGGAGTTAGAATCGAAGATGACATTTTAATAACAGAAAATGGTTGTGAACTCTTTACTAAATGCACAAAAGACCTTATTATTTTATAG
- the efp gene encoding elongation factor P produces MISVNDFKTGLTISVDNGIWKVIDFQHVKPGKGSAFVRSKLRNLRTGAIQEKTFRAGEKVEQAMIENRRMQYLYADGDMHVFMDNETFEQTELAADYLADELKYLKANMEVQIQSYEGETIGIELPKTVELQVTETEPGIKGDTATGATKSATVETGYTLNVPLFVNEGDVLVINTSDGSYISRG; encoded by the coding sequence ATGATTTCGGTTAATGATTTTAAAACAGGTTTAACAATATCAGTAGATAACGGTATTTGGAAAGTTATTGATTTCCAACACGTAAAACCGGGTAAAGGTTCTGCGTTCGTACGTTCAAAACTACGTAACTTAAGAACTGGAGCTATCCAAGAAAAAACATTCCGTGCAGGCGAAAAAGTAGAACAAGCTATGATCGAAAACCGTCGCATGCAATATTTATATGCTGATGGTGATATGCACGTATTTATGGATAATGAAACTTTTGAACAAACTGAATTAGCAGCAGACTATTTAGCAGACGAATTAAAATATTTAAAAGCTAACATGGAAGTTCAAATTCAAAGTTATGAAGGCGAAACTATTGGTATCGAGTTACCTAAAACTGTTGAGTTACAAGTAACTGAAACTGAACCAGGTATTAAAGGTGATACAGCAACAGGTGCTACTAAATCTGCAACTGTTGAAACTGGTTATACTTTAAACGTTCCTTTATTCGTTAATGAAGGTGACGTACTTGTAATTAATACAAGTGATGGTAGTTACATTTCAAGAGGATAA
- a CDS encoding exodeoxyribonuclease VII small subunit: MTNKKQSFEEMMEELESIVQKLDNENVSLEESLDLYQRGMKLSASCEETLKNAENKVNELIKEEDDTDEEQNNEKIDG, translated from the coding sequence ATGACGAATAAAAAGCAAAGTTTTGAAGAAATGATGGAAGAACTTGAATCAATCGTTCAAAAGTTAGATAACGAAAATGTTTCGTTAGAAGAATCGTTAGATTTATATCAGCGTGGAATGAAATTATCAGCATCATGCGAAGAAACATTAAAAAATGCTGAAAATAAAGTGAATGAGTTAATAAAAGAAGAAGATGACACAGACGAGGAACAAAACAATGAAAAAATTGATGGATAA
- a CDS encoding SA1362 family protein — translation MKRVLFYIVIAIAAFGLFMNLDDFVFGLVKMLVSFAIIAAIIYGIYYFFFLTEDQRKYKKAVRKAKKQHRKR, via the coding sequence ATGAAACGAGTTTTATTTTATATAGTTATTGCGATTGCAGCATTTGGACTATTTATGAATTTAGATGATTTTGTTTTTGGTCTTGTGAAAATGCTCGTCAGTTTCGCTATAATAGCTGCAATCATTTATGGTATATATTACTTCTTCTTCTTAACTGAAGATCAAAGAAAATATAAAAAAGCAGTACGTAAAGCTAAAAAGCAGCATAGAAAACGTTAA